A single genomic interval of Pseudomonadota bacterium harbors:
- the gpmI gene encoding 2,3-bisphosphoglycerate-independent phosphoglycerate mutase has translation MPKPNFCMLIILDGWGIGKTNDGNAITLAKTPFLDSIKKEYPLTSLKCSGEAVGLPEGIMGNSEVGHLNIGAGRVVYQDLLRIDKAIKDKSFFKNQALCLIMKKVKDKKAALHFIGLLSDGGVHSQIKHLFALIDMAKENGLKNVYIHVILDGRDTAPDSGAGYMQQLQNYINEKGVGKIASVCGRFYAMDRDTRWERVEKAYRLYTKGEGIKETNPVDAIKNSYSKNETDEFVKPIIIIDKDGNPAGKIKDNDAVVFFNFRSDRAREITRTLTDPDFSFFNRDPHPQLTGFVSMTQYDETFSLPVAFSPVHLTDILGEVISKKGLKQLRIAETEKYAHVTYFLNGGEEHPFPLEERCLIPSPREVPTYDKKPEMSAKLVTAEILSRLKSTHYDFIALNFANMDMVGHTGVIEAAINACETIDSCVSRIAAEVKKQKGVLMVTADHGNAETMLDEQKHVHTAHTLNPVPFILVDDSRKNIKLRNGVLGDIAPTILEIMEIEKPASMTGESLIKKTSK, from the coding sequence ATGCCGAAACCAAACTTTTGTATGCTCATAATCTTAGATGGTTGGGGGATTGGAAAGACGAATGACGGCAATGCTATAACTCTTGCAAAAACACCTTTTCTTGATTCAATCAAAAAAGAATACCCTTTAACAAGCTTAAAATGCTCAGGCGAGGCAGTAGGACTTCCTGAAGGTATTATGGGAAATTCCGAAGTGGGGCATTTAAATATTGGCGCCGGCAGGGTTGTTTACCAGGATCTCTTAAGAATAGATAAGGCTATAAAGGATAAAAGCTTTTTTAAAAACCAGGCTCTTTGTCTGATTATGAAAAAAGTTAAAGATAAAAAAGCTGCTTTACATTTTATCGGCCTTCTTTCAGACGGAGGGGTTCACAGCCAGATAAAGCATCTTTTTGCTCTAATTGACATGGCAAAAGAAAACGGCCTGAAAAATGTTTATATCCATGTAATACTTGACGGAAGAGATACTGCGCCCGACAGCGGCGCGGGATACATGCAGCAGTTACAAAATTATATTAATGAAAAAGGAGTGGGGAAAATTGCATCTGTCTGCGGACGTTTTTATGCAATGGATCGCGATACCAGATGGGAAAGAGTAGAAAAGGCCTACCGGCTTTATACAAAAGGAGAAGGAATAAAAGAAACAAATCCTGTTGATGCAATAAAAAACTCTTATTCAAAAAACGAAACGGACGAATTTGTCAAACCCATTATAATTATAGATAAGGATGGAAATCCTGCGGGAAAAATCAAAGACAATGATGCTGTTGTTTTTTTCAACTTTCGTTCAGACCGCGCAAGAGAAATAACACGCACTCTCACAGATCCTGATTTTAGTTTTTTCAATAGAGATCCTCACCCGCAACTAACAGGATTTGTAAGCATGACCCAATATGATGAAACATTTTCCCTGCCGGTTGCTTTTTCACCTGTTCATCTTACCGATATCCTTGGAGAAGTAATAAGTAAAAAGGGCTTAAAACAGCTAAGAATTGCTGAAACGGAAAAATATGCTCATGTAACCTATTTCTTAAACGGAGGAGAAGAGCATCCGTTTCCTTTAGAAGAACGCTGCCTGATTCCATCTCCACGTGAAGTTCCAACCTATGACAAAAAGCCGGAAATGAGCGCAAAGCTTGTTACAGCCGAAATACTATCCCGCTTAAAATCGACGCACTATGATTTTATCGCACTTAATTTTGCAAATATGGATATGGTGGGACACACCGGAGTAATTGAAGCTGCAATTAATGCATGCGAAACAATTGATTCCTGTGTGAGCCGGATTGCAGCCGAAGTAAAAAAGCAAAAAGGTGTGCTTATGGTTACAGCAGATCATGGCAATGCAGAAACCATGCTTGATGAACAAAAACATGTTCACACAGCCCATACTTTAAATCC
- the rsfS gene encoding ribosome silencing factor: MTDKKTPKVKEDIIPSFNLYIKAVLGKKAEDIVALDLRGLTSLADAFIICTGSSNRQVTAIAEFIERYMKKSGIKALSVEGKNEGQWVLLDYGDVVIHVFYDTVRQFYDLEGLWSDAKRIKFDELEKAHQQTEDDVNPGLE; this comes from the coding sequence ATGACAGACAAAAAAACTCCAAAGGTAAAAGAAGACATTATTCCATCATTTAATCTTTATATCAAAGCTGTATTAGGTAAAAAGGCTGAAGATATAGTGGCCCTTGACCTACGTGGACTTACTTCTCTTGCAGATGCCTTTATAATATGTACAGGAAGTTCAAATCGCCAGGTAACTGCTATAGCCGAATTCATTGAGCGGTACATGAAAAAATCCGGAATAAAAGCATTGAGCGTTGAGGGTAAAAACGAAGGCCAATGGGTTTTACTCGATTACGGAGATGTTGTAATTCACGTTTTTTATGATACCGTAAGGCAGTTTTATGATCTTGAGGGCCTGTGGTCGGATGCAAAACGGATAAAATTTGATGAGCTCGAAAAAGCCCATCAACAGACCGAAGACGATGTAAACCCCGGCCTGGAATAA
- the nadD gene encoding nicotinate-nucleotide adenylyltransferase translates to MKQIGLFGGTFNPVHFGHLRSAAEVRDRFLLDKVCFIPSSIPPHKSPSRIADAKDRFEMLKIAMKSYSEFYLSNVELNRQGPSYTIDTVKYFQSDQTEPAAYYLILGLDAFLEIDTWKSFKELFRVIPFIVMTRPGLNYCEDKDRVTAISDFLNTKISDGYLFSKKDSVYTHKVNQPVYMLDITPIDISSTNIRTLIRNKEPVSFLMPEDVELFIKNNGLYI, encoded by the coding sequence TTGAAACAAATAGGATTGTTCGGAGGTACATTCAATCCGGTTCATTTCGGGCATTTAAGATCTGCTGCTGAAGTGCGGGACAGGTTTTTGCTGGATAAAGTTTGTTTTATTCCGTCTTCTATACCTCCGCACAAAAGCCCATCACGCATTGCCGATGCTAAAGATCGTTTTGAAATGTTAAAGATAGCCATGAAAAGCTATTCTGAATTTTATCTGTCAAACGTTGAGCTAAACAGGCAGGGGCCATCTTATACAATAGATACGGTTAAATATTTTCAATCAGACCAAACCGAACCTGCTGCTTATTATCTTATATTAGGTCTTGATGCCTTTCTTGAAATAGACACATGGAAATCATTTAAAGAGCTTTTTCGTGTTATTCCTTTTATAGTTATGACAAGACCGGGCTTAAACTATTGCGAAGATAAAGATAGAGTTACGGCGATTTCGGATTTTCTTAATACAAAAATATCAGACGGGTATTTATTTTCAAAAAAGGATTCAGTATATACTCATAAAGTTAATCAACCTGTATATATGCTTGATATAACTCCGATAGATATTTCTTCCACAAATATCCGAACACTGATTAGAAATAAAGAGCCGGTTAGTTTTTTGATGCCGGAAGATGTTGAACTTTTTATAAAAAACAATGGATTATATATATGA
- a CDS encoding glutamate-5-semialdehyde dehydrogenase yields the protein MSVDKIIEQMAKSARTASRVLARCPTAKKNDVLLKIADEIVKNQAYIKKENKKDLTQAKKAGLSAAFIDRLTIKDATIKSMVDGLKEVSALEDPVGSIVKTWIRPNGIEVSRMRIPLGVIGIIYESRPNVTIDAAGLCLKAGNAVILRGGSDAFHSNQALAGIIKKALALSGMPEEVVQVVPVKERIAVNALLSQEEYIDLIIPRGGEELIRFVVKNSRIPVLKHYKGVCHVYVDESADVEMARKICFNSKVHRPGVCNAMETMLVHKNAAKNFLPQMAKDFKSAGVEIRGCSKTCKIIKTAKKAKEEDWPAEYLDLIIAVKIVDDMDEAVSHIEKYGSNHTESIVTSDYSRARRFTSEIDSSVVLVNASTRFNDGGQLGLGAEIGISTSKLHAFGPMGLEELTTTKFVALGNGQIRE from the coding sequence ATGTCTGTTGATAAAATTATAGAACAAATGGCAAAATCGGCAAGAACCGCATCAAGAGTTTTAGCAAGATGCCCTACAGCCAAAAAAAACGATGTGCTTTTAAAAATCGCTGATGAAATAGTAAAGAATCAAGCTTACATAAAAAAAGAAAACAAAAAAGATCTAACGCAGGCCAAGAAAGCCGGACTTTCCGCAGCATTTATAGACCGGCTTACCATAAAGGATGCAACAATAAAATCTATGGTTGACGGTCTCAAAGAAGTATCAGCGCTTGAAGATCCGGTAGGCTCGATAGTCAAAACCTGGATAAGGCCAAATGGCATTGAAGTATCGCGCATGCGAATACCGCTTGGAGTTATTGGAATCATTTATGAGTCAAGGCCGAATGTAACTATTGATGCAGCAGGACTATGTCTTAAAGCGGGAAATGCAGTTATATTGCGTGGTGGATCTGATGCTTTTCACTCAAACCAGGCGCTTGCCGGAATAATTAAAAAAGCATTGGCGCTTTCAGGCATGCCGGAAGAAGTGGTTCAGGTTGTTCCTGTGAAAGAGAGAATAGCAGTAAATGCCCTTTTAAGCCAGGAAGAATATATCGATCTTATTATTCCTAGAGGTGGGGAAGAGCTTATTCGTTTTGTTGTTAAGAATTCAAGAATTCCTGTTTTAAAACATTATAAAGGTGTATGCCATGTGTATGTAGATGAAAGTGCTGATGTAGAGATGGCCCGAAAAATTTGTTTTAATTCAAAAGTTCATCGTCCCGGAGTTTGCAATGCCATGGAAACTATGCTTGTCCACAAAAATGCGGCAAAGAATTTTCTTCCTCAAATGGCAAAAGATTTTAAATCAGCAGGTGTTGAAATCAGAGGTTGCAGCAAAACATGTAAAATTATTAAAACGGCAAAAAAAGCAAAAGAAGAAGACTGGCCGGCTGAATATCTGGATCTTATCATTGCCGTTAAAATTGTTGATGATATGGATGAAGCTGTTAGCCATATAGAAAAATATGGATCAAACCATACAGAATCAATTGTTACCAGTGATTACAGCAGAGCGCGGCGTTTCACAAGCGAGATTGATTCTTCGGTGGTGCTTGTAAATGCATCAACAAGGTTTAATGATGGCGGTCAGCTGGGATTGGGTGCTGAAATAGGAATCAGTACTTCCAAGCTTCATGCATTCGGACCCATGGGATTGGAAGAGCTTACAACAACGAAATTTGTGGCTTTAGGAAATGGGCAGATAAGAGAATAA
- the proB gene encoding glutamate 5-kinase: MKDGYKLMITSLKKVVVKIGSNVLTQDHGLNLKVIDSISRQISKLMDKKMEVILVSSGAMASGTKKIGLAKRPDEIPKRQAVAAVGQAGLIMEYEKAFERFDKKVAQILLTSDDLSNRKRYLNARNTIYTLLSWKVVPVINENDTVVVDEIKFGDNDNLAAMIALLLDADILITLTDIDGLYDKDPRNNPNAKLIPVVESITKSIEKMACNIAGPLGTGGMFTKIMAAKKVTAAGIPMIIAKGEKPDILTRIFAGEEHGTFFVPKKERLSRKKCWIGYSLKPQGAVIIDDGAESAITNKGKSLLPGGIVGVDGEFKEGAPVEFCNSKKEVLGVGLVNYSSADIKKIMGLKTSRIKEKLGHKPYDEVIHRDNLALTAECE; the protein is encoded by the coding sequence ATGAAAGATGGTTATAAATTGATGATTACTTCTTTAAAAAAAGTTGTTGTTAAAATAGGAAGTAATGTTCTAACCCAGGATCATGGCCTGAATTTAAAAGTCATCGACTCGATAAGCAGGCAAATAAGCAAACTGATGGACAAAAAAATGGAAGTAATTCTTGTTTCTTCAGGAGCCATGGCATCGGGAACAAAAAAAATCGGTCTTGCGAAAAGGCCTGATGAAATACCAAAAAGGCAGGCTGTGGCCGCAGTGGGACAGGCCGGGCTTATCATGGAATATGAAAAAGCTTTTGAGCGTTTTGACAAAAAAGTTGCCCAGATACTTCTTACAAGCGATGATCTTTCAAACAGAAAGCGATATTTAAACGCGCGAAATACAATATATACGCTTTTATCGTGGAAAGTTGTTCCTGTAATAAACGAAAATGATACTGTTGTTGTTGATGAGATCAAATTCGGTGACAATGACAATCTTGCCGCTATGATAGCCCTTCTTCTGGATGCCGACATTCTGATAACTCTTACAGATATTGATGGACTTTATGATAAAGACCCACGAAACAATCCGAACGCAAAACTAATTCCTGTTGTTGAGAGTATTACCAAGAGTATAGAAAAAATGGCCTGCAACATTGCCGGTCCGCTTGGAACCGGAGGGATGTTTACTAAAATCATGGCTGCAAAAAAGGTTACAGCGGCAGGAATTCCCATGATTATAGCAAAAGGTGAAAAACCCGATATTCTTACCCGGATTTTTGCAGGTGAAGAACATGGCACCTTTTTTGTTCCAAAAAAAGAAAGGCTTTCAAGAAAAAAATGCTGGATAGGCTATTCTCTGAAACCTCAGGGCGCGGTTATCATTGATGATGGAGCTGAATCTGCAATTACAAATAAGGGCAAAAGCCTGCTGCCGGGAGGTATCGTCGGTGTGGACGGCGAATTTAAGGAAGGTGCGCCGGTTGAATTTTGTAATTCAAAAAAAGAAGTTCTTGGAGTGGGGCTTGTAAATTACAGCTCAGCTGATATCAAAAAGATTATGGGACTTAAAACCAGCCGTATAAAGGAAAAACTCGGGCATAAGCCTTATGATGAGGTAATACACAGAGATAATCTGGCGCTTACGGCTGAATGCGAATAA
- the obgE gene encoding GTPase ObgE codes for MKFIDEAIITIQSGNGGKGCVSFRREKFIPRGGPDGGDGGKGGDVVLKTTSQKRTLYDFKFKKVFKAENGGHGEGNQRSGKKGKDLIVELPPGTVLIDTDTGLILKDLVEPDKAFAIAVGGRGGQGNKKFASSTHRAPRFAQPGEEGQTLNIKLELKLIADVGIVGLPNAGKSTLISVISSARPKIADYPFTTLAPALGVVKVEQEEPFVVADIPGLIEGAHKGTGLGIQFLKHVERTHILIHLIDVSAISIDNPLYGYDIINKELASYSKTLAEKPQLVVLNKLDITGAKESADIFIKAAKNVKVLTISAATGKGIDELKKKILQLLEKH; via the coding sequence GTGAAATTTATAGATGAAGCAATTATTACTATTCAGTCCGGAAATGGAGGAAAAGGCTGTGTAAGTTTCCGGAGGGAAAAATTTATACCGCGTGGAGGCCCGGACGGCGGAGACGGCGGAAAGGGCGGCGATGTTGTTTTAAAGACAACATCGCAAAAACGCACCCTTTATGATTTTAAGTTTAAAAAAGTATTTAAAGCAGAAAACGGCGGGCACGGAGAAGGAAATCAAAGATCCGGGAAAAAAGGAAAAGACCTGATTGTTGAACTTCCTCCCGGTACAGTATTAATTGATACAGACACAGGTCTTATTCTAAAAGATTTAGTCGAACCCGATAAAGCTTTTGCTATTGCAGTTGGAGGCAGAGGTGGACAGGGCAATAAAAAGTTTGCCTCATCAACTCACCGTGCACCACGCTTTGCCCAACCGGGCGAAGAAGGCCAAACCCTAAATATAAAGCTCGAGCTTAAACTTATTGCCGATGTTGGAATTGTAGGACTTCCCAATGCAGGCAAGTCAACGCTTATCAGTGTTATTTCCTCAGCACGCCCCAAAATAGCCGATTACCCTTTTACTACACTTGCACCGGCTCTTGGAGTAGTCAAGGTCGAACAAGAAGAGCCGTTCGTGGTGGCTGATATTCCCGGCCTGATAGAAGGCGCTCACAAAGGCACAGGGCTCGGCATACAATTTCTAAAACATGTTGAACGTACACATATTCTCATTCACTTAATTGATGTATCTGCCATAAGTATAGACAATCCCCTATATGGTTATGATATAATTAATAAAGAACTTGCCTCATACAGTAAAACTCTTGCCGAAAAGCCTCAGTTGGTGGTATTAAACAAATTGGATATTACAGGAGCGAAAGAGTCTGCCGATATTTTTATTAAAGCAGCCAAAAACGTGAAGGTATTAACCATATCTGCCGCAACCGGCAAAGGCATAGACGAGCTTAAAAAAAAGATTCTGCAATTACTGGAAAAGCATTAA
- the rpmA gene encoding 50S ribosomal protein L27, with product MAHKKAGGSSRNGRDSNGQRRGVKCYGGTKVTAGSIIIRQLGTRIYPGNNVGMGRDYTLFAKIDGVVKFEEFGKSRKKASVYAE from the coding sequence ATGGCACACAAGAAGGCGGGCGGCAGCTCAAGAAACGGCCGCGACAGTAATGGGCAAAGGCGCGGGGTTAAATGCTACGGCGGAACAAAAGTTACAGCCGGAAGTATTATTATCCGCCAGTTGGGAACAAGGATCTATCCAGGCAATAATGTCGGCATGGGAAGGGATTACACATTATTTGCCAAGATAGACGGAGTTGTTAAATTTGAAGAATTCGGCAAGTCGCGTAAAAAAGCCAGCGTATATGCAGAGTGA
- the rplU gene encoding 50S ribosomal protein L21 produces the protein MYAIFNTGGKQYRVEEGETFRLEKIPGDIGSTISFDKVLMSSDGETVKVGQPFVENAAVVGKIVEQDKAKKILVFKFKRRKGYRRKQGHRQPYTAVKIESITV, from the coding sequence ATGTACGCTATATTTAATACGGGCGGAAAGCAATATAGGGTTGAGGAAGGCGAAACGTTCAGACTGGAAAAAATCCCAGGTGATATTGGCTCAACCATTTCATTTGATAAGGTTTTGATGTCTTCGGATGGAGAAACGGTAAAGGTGGGACAACCTTTTGTTGAAAACGCTGCTGTTGTCGGAAAGATTGTTGAACAGGACAAGGCAAAAAAAATTCTTGTTTTCAAATTCAAAAGGCGCAAAGGATATCGCCGTAAACAGGGACATCGTCAACCATATACGGCTGTTAAAATTGAGAGCATAACGGTATAG
- a CDS encoding class IV adenylate cyclase has protein sequence MEQLETEVKYYITDINALRDKLISLGACAGKNLFEINVRFDDKNKTLFKNKSLLRVRKDEKATLTFKSQPEIKDSRFKTLKEYEIEVSDFSTTCQIIELLGLAKQQIYEKWRETLTIGDTVFCIDKMPYGDFLEIEGSGEEIIRYTTLLGLDWKNRILFNYLEIFETIKNSLNLSFSDVTFENFKNINIDIDFSEYLSAVTSGDL, from the coding sequence TTGGAACAGCTTGAAACTGAAGTAAAATATTATATTACCGACATAAATGCTCTGCGGGATAAACTTATCTCACTTGGCGCTTGCGCAGGGAAAAATCTTTTTGAAATAAATGTCAGATTTGATGACAAAAATAAAACCCTGTTTAAAAATAAATCCCTGCTAAGAGTACGCAAGGATGAAAAAGCCACTCTAACATTCAAATCACAGCCTGAAATCAAAGACAGCCGCTTTAAAACTTTAAAAGAGTATGAAATTGAAGTAAGCGACTTTTCCACAACGTGCCAAATCATAGAACTCCTTGGTTTAGCAAAACAGCAAATATATGAAAAATGGCGTGAAACTCTTACGATTGGAGACACTGTCTTTTGTATTGATAAAATGCCTTACGGAGATTTTCTTGAAATCGAAGGAAGCGGTGAAGAAATTATAAGATATACAACCCTGCTAGGATTAGACTGGAAAAACCGCATACTTTTTAACTACCTTGAAATATTCGAAACAATAAAAAATTCCCTTAACCTCTCTTTTTCCGATGTAACATTTGAAAATTTTAAAAATATAAATATAGATATAGATTTTTCAGAATATCTTTCGGCTGTTACATCCGGTGATTTGTAA
- a CDS encoding IS110 family transposase codes for MSVSVLGIDIAKQKFDAALVLDAKIMHKSCKNSTEGFETLMVWLDKYGIQKVHACLEATGNYGEALAIFLHEAGHNVSIVNPVRIKGFAQSELIRTKNDKIDAGIIARFCLAMKPDTWIPPTPEIRSLRAIVRRVDSLIVMRSQEKNRIGTAHESVIHLIKEHIAYLDQEIKKIRQQIAGLIEQDPNLKRNKDLLDSIPGIGKVTISVILTELDNLDKFNHVRELVAFIGLAPKETQSGTSIKGKPRLCKIGHVRLRKALYMPALVSLQCNPVMIAFYNRLKDKGKNGKVIICAIMRKLVHVIFGVLKSGKEYDPNYKPVFV; via the coding sequence ATGTCAGTATCGGTTCTTGGGATAGATATTGCAAAACAGAAATTTGATGCAGCACTGGTTTTAGATGCGAAAATAATGCATAAAAGTTGTAAGAATTCGACGGAAGGTTTTGAGACCTTGATGGTTTGGCTTGATAAGTATGGAATTCAGAAGGTTCATGCCTGCCTGGAAGCCACGGGCAATTATGGAGAAGCTTTGGCCATTTTTCTTCATGAAGCAGGACATAATGTTAGTATTGTCAATCCTGTCAGAATCAAAGGATTTGCCCAGAGTGAATTGATTCGTACAAAAAATGACAAGATTGATGCTGGCATCATTGCCCGGTTCTGTCTGGCCATGAAGCCCGACACCTGGATTCCTCCAACACCTGAAATCAGGTCTCTGCGAGCTATAGTCAGAAGGGTTGATAGCCTGATCGTTATGCGAAGTCAGGAAAAGAATCGGATCGGTACGGCGCATGAATCTGTCATTCATTTGATCAAGGAGCATATCGCTTATTTGGATCAAGAAATTAAAAAAATCAGGCAACAAATAGCCGGGTTGATTGAACAAGATCCGAATCTTAAACGGAATAAGGATTTGCTGGATTCTATTCCCGGAATTGGCAAGGTAACTATTTCTGTCATCCTTACAGAATTAGATAATCTGGATAAATTCAACCACGTTCGGGAACTGGTGGCATTTATCGGGCTTGCGCCAAAGGAAACTCAATCGGGAACATCTATTAAAGGCAAACCCAGGCTATGCAAGATTGGTCATGTACGGCTCAGGAAAGCCCTTTATATGCCTGCATTGGTGTCACTCCAGTGTAATCCCGTTATGATTGCTTTTTATAATCGTCTAAAAGATAAAGGCAAGAATGGTAAAGTTATTATCTGTGCGATTATGCGGAAACTGGTTCACGTTATTTTTGGAGTTCTCAAATCCGGGAAAGAGTATGACCCAAATTATAAGCCAGTTTTCGTTTGA
- a CDS encoding AbrB/MazE/SpoVT family DNA-binding domain-containing protein: MQTKIQKWGNSLALRIPKSFAIDANLRQNETVDLSIDKEKIIITLIGKKEYSLDELLEGVSENNIHSEFVTGAPMGKETW, encoded by the coding sequence ATGCAAACTAAAATTCAAAAATGGGGAAATAGCCTTGCGTTACGAATTCCCAAATCATTCGCAATTGATGCAAACCTGAGGCAAAATGAAACGGTAGATTTATCTATCGACAAGGAAAAGATTATTATTACTCTGATCGGGAAAAAAGAATATTCGCTCGATGAACTATTAGAAGGTGTCTCGGAAAATAACATTCACAGCGAATTTGTTACAGGAGCCCCGATGGGGAAAGAAACATGGTAA